A stretch of the Hippocampus zosterae strain Florida chromosome 16, ASM2543408v3, whole genome shotgun sequence genome encodes the following:
- the LOC127588835 gene encoding uncharacterized protein LOC127588835: MSSFGLELAGVSVALLGWALSAVSCALPMWRVSAFVGANIVTAQVYWEGLWMSCVFQSTGQMQCKVYDSMLALPADLQAARALTVVAVAVGALALLIALVGAKCTNCVEDPGVKARVSVASGAAFIAAALAELVPVSWSANTIVVEFYSPVVLSGQKMEIGAALYLGWAAALLLLVGGAILCCNCPPRQENYVARLPLSRAAYSAAPAGSVARGSYGRKDYVCAFGPPLVRVRKERRGEAAAMSMGTELMGICLGALGFVLSALACALPMWKVTAFVGANIITAQSVWEGLWMSCVTQSTGQMQCKLYDSMLALPRDLQAARALTVVGVVVGALGLLISLVGAKCTNCVEEPGDKARTTITAGAALALAGLLVLVPVCWTAHVVVRDFYNPILTNPQRRELGASLYVGWGAAGLLLIAGAILCSACPPKERRYKPPGTAYSAPRADAAGYERKDYV; encoded by the exons ATGTCGTCGTTTGGACTGGAGCTGGCGGGCGTGTCGGTGGCGCTGCTGGGCTGGGCCCTGAGCGCGGTGAGCTGCGCGCTGCCCATGTGGCGCGTGTCGGCCTTCGTGGGCGCCAACATCGTGACGGCGCAGGTGTACTGGGAGGGCCTGTGGATGAGCTGCGtgttccagagcacgggccagATGCAGTGCAAGGTCTACGACTCCATGCTGGCGCTGCCCGCCGACCTGCAGGCGGCGCGCGCCCTGACCGTGGTGGCCGTGGCCGTGGGCGCCCTGGCCCTGCTCATCGCCCTGGTGGGCGCCAAGTGCACCAACTGCGTGGAGGACCCCGGCGTCAAGGCCCGGGTGAGCGTGGCATCCGGCGCCGCCTTCATCGCGGCGGCGCTGGCCGAGCTGGTGCCCGTGTCGTGGTCGGCCAACACCATCGTGGTGGAGTTCTACAGCCCCGTGGTGCTGTCGGGCCAGAAGATGGAGATCGGGGCGGCGCTCTACCTGGGCTGGGCCGccgcgctgctgctgctggtggggGGGGCCATCCTGTGCTGCAACTGCCCCCCGCGCCAGGAGAACTACGTCGCGCGGCTGCCCCTGAGCCGCGCGGCCTACTCGGCCGCCCCCGCCGGCTCCGTCGCCCGCGGCTCCTACGGCAGGAAGGACTACGTGTG CGCCTTTGGTCCGCCTTTGGTCCGCGTAAGGAAGGAGCGTCGGGGCGAGGCGGCGGCCATGTCGATGGGCACGGAGCTGATGGGCATCTGCCTGGGCGCGCTGGGCTTTGTGCTGTCGGCGCTGGCGTGCGCGCTGCCCATGTGGAAGGTGACGGCCTTCGTGGGCGCCAACATCATCACGGCGCAGAGCGTCTGGGAGGGCCTGTGGATGAGCTGCGTGACGCAGAGCACGGGCCAGATGCAGTGCAAGCTCTACGACTCCATGCTGGCGCTGCCGCGGGACCTGCAGGCGGCGCGCGCCCTCACCGTGGTGGGCGTGGTGGTGGGCGCCCTGGGCCTGCTCATCTCCCTGGTGGGCGCCAAGTGCACCAACTGCGTGGAGGAGCCCGGCGACAAGGCCCGGACCACCATAACGGCGGGCGCGGCCTTGGCCCTGGCCGGCCTGCTGGTCCTGGTGCCCGTCTGCTGGACCGCCCACGTGGTGGTGCGCGACTTCTACAATCCCATCCTGACCAACCCGCAGCGGCGGGAGCTGGGGGCCTCGCTCTACGTGGGCTGGGGGGCCGCCGGCCTGCTGCTGATCGCCGGCGCCATCTTGTGCAGCGCCTGCCCGCCCAAAGAGCGCCGCTACAAGCCGCCCGGGACGGCCTACTCGGCCCCGCGCGCCGACGCCGCCGGATACGAGCGCAAGGACTACGTCTGA
- the LOC127588740 gene encoding claudin-4-like gives MASTGTQLLGSGLCLLGWAGVIVSCLLPMWRVTAFVGSTIVTSQTVWEGIWMSCVVQSTGQIQCKPYDSMLALSADLQAARALTVLAAATGAAGLLLAFVGGKCTRFLDREGSGSKGRVAVAAGAVLLLAGVLCLIPTAWVAGAVVRTFYGAAVDAQRREMGACLYIGWGASVLLILGGGLFISAACPLEARGADKSPSLRYLMVRSSAGSLRRVPAARPAGTVFSGPPAYRPASSESEPSGEAAWGRVGHNSQRLKRIDSTPSEKSDAPSAESQLKPDERDRAKTLDSDGSRRSESSSNPSKTYL, from the coding sequence ATGGCGTCGACGGGCACGCAGCTGCTGGGGAGCGGACTGTGCCTGCTGGGCTGGGCGGGCGTGATCGTCAGCTGCCTGCTGCCCATGTGGCGAGTGACGGCGTTCGTGGGGAGCACCATCGTCACCTCGCAGACCGTCTGGGAAGGCAtctggatgagctgcgtggTCCAGAGCACGGGCCAGATCCAGTGCAAGCCCTACGACTCCATGTTGGCGCTGAGCGCCGACCTGCAGGCGGCCCGCGCCCTCACCGTCCTGGCGGCGGCCACCGGCGCCGCCGGCCTGCTTCTGGCTTTCGTCGGGGGCAAGTGCACCCGCTTCCTGGACCGGGAGGGGTCCGGGTCCAAAGGCAgggtggcggtggcggcgggggCGGTCCTGCTACTGGCGGGGGTGCTGTGTCTGATTCCCACCGCGTGGGTGGCCGGCGCCGTGGTCCGGACGTTCTACGGCGCGGCCGTCGACGCTCAGAGGCGCGAGATGGGCGCCTGCCTCTACATCGGCTGGGGGGCGTCCGTCCTGCTCATCCTGGGAGGCGGGCTCTTCATCAGCGCCGCCTGCCCGCTGGAAGCGCGCGGCGCCGACAAGAGCCCGTCCCTTCGCTACCTCATGGTCCGGTCGTCCGCCGGCTCCCTCCGCAGGGTTCCGGCCGCGAGGCCCGCCGGGACGGTTTTCAGCGGCCCTCCCGCCTACCGGCCGGCGTCCTCCGAGTCCGAGCCGAGCGGCGAGGCCGCCTGGGGGCGCGTCGGACACAACTCCCAAAGGCTAAAGCGAATCGACTCGACGCCCTCGGAGAAAAGTGACGCGCCGTCTGCCGAGTCGCAGCTGAAGCCAGACGAGCGGGACCGCGCCAAGACTTTGGACTCCGATGGCAGCCGACGTTCAGAGTCGTCCTCTAACCCTTCAAAGACCTACCTCTGA
- the LOC127588746 gene encoding claudin-4-like — MRTQLAGVLLGLLGLLGTGLICGLPAWKVSAFVGSNIVTSQVFWEGLWMNCVIQSTGHAQCKAYDSVLALPRDLQASRALVCASMAVGALALALSVVGTRCTSFLRHDWPAKNRVGLSAGAAFVAAGLLCVIPVSLSAHAIVTGFFDPLPSEERRGELGASIYVGWTSGALLIVGGVLVCSVYRC; from the exons ATGCGGACTCAGCTGGCGGGCGTGCTCCTGGGCCTGCTGGGCTTGCTGGGCACGGGCCTGATCTGCGGGCTGCCCGCCTGGAAGGTGTCGGCCTTCGTGGGCTCCAACATCGTGACCTCGCAGGTCTTCTGGGAGGGCCTGTGGATGAACTGCGTCATCCAGAGCACGGGCCACGCGCAGTGCAAGGCCTACGACTCCGTCCTGGCGCTGCCTCGGGACCTGCAGGCCTCCCGGGCGCTG GTGTGCGCGTCGATGGCGGTGGGAGCGCTGGCGCTGGCCCTGAGCGTGGTGGGCACCCGTTGCACGTCCTTCCTGCGCCACGACTGGCCGGCCAAGAACCGGGTGGGCCTGTCGGCGGGCGCGGCCTTCGTGGCGGCCGGCCTCCTGTGCGTCATTCCCGTCAGCCTGTCGGCTCACGCCATCGTCACGGGCTTCTTCGACCCGCTGCCCTCCGAGGAGCGGCGCGGCGAGCTGGGCGCCTCCATCTACGTGGGCTGGACCTCGGGGGCGCTGCTCATCGTCGGCGGCGTGCTGGTGTGCTCCGTCTACCGCTGCTGA
- the LOC127588741 gene encoding claudin-like protein ZF-A89: MSSAGPQLTAAFLLTAGLAGAIVTCALPMWKVSAFVGNNIVTAQTFWEGLWMSCAFQSTGQMQCKLYDSALALPRHLQAARAMTVAAILLAAAGLPLAFAGGECTNCPEEKKARAAAAAGALAAAAGALLLVPASWSAHDVVRDFYDPALGDAQRRELGAALFVGWASAGLLLIGGALLCRRRRRASPRDASYSVKYSAAGGAAYV, translated from the coding sequence ATGTCTTCGGCGGGCCCGCAGCTGACGGCCGCCTTCCTGCTGACGGCGGGCCTGGCGGGCGCCATCGTGACGTGCGCGCTGCCCATGTGGAAGGTGTCGGCCTTCGTGGGCAACAACATCGTGACGGCGCAGACCTTCTGGGAGGGCCTGTGGATGAGCTGCGcgttccagagcacgggccagATGCAGTGCAAGCTCTACGACTCGGCGCTGGCGCTGCCGCGGCACCTGCAGGCGGCGCGCGCCATGACCGTCGCCGCCATCTTGCTGGCGGCGGCGGGCCTGCCGCTGGCCTtcgccggcggcgagtgcaccAACTgcccggaggagaagaaggcccgcgcggcggcggcggcgggggccctggccgccgccgccggcgcgcTGCTGCTCGTCCCCGCGTCGTGGTCGGCCCACGACGTCGTCCGAGACTTCTACGACCCGGCGCTGGGCGACGCGCAGAGGCGCGAGCTCGGCGCCGCGCTCTTCGTCGGCTGGGCCTCGGCCGGCCTGCTCCTGATCGGGGGGGCGCTgctctgccgccgccgccgccgcgcctcCCCCCGGGACGCCTCCTACTCGGTCAAGTACTCGGCCGCCGGCGGGGCCGCTTACGTTTGA
- the mettl27 gene encoding methyltransferase-like protein 27, with translation MSSEDRRTFEMARDAMGSVPAGCSAEDLMLFYDRLAQHYEQDIDLLEFRAPGLVAGQVAAHFGGERQAAMVLDVACGTGMAAKMMKREGFQHFVGVDGNERMLERARRGGLYRELKMAVLGERPIPVASDAFDVVTISGALTSSHIPAKVIRELCRAAKRGGLVCMSTPAKSDNLAYKAALEGEMKKMEDEGLWRRVEVTHVSEFQRGVSDQERGYVPGCVYLFQKL, from the exons ATGTCGTCCGAGGACCGGCGCACGTTCGAAATGGCCAGAGACGCCATGGGGTCCGTGCCCGCCGGCTGCTCTGCGGAGGACCTCATGCTGTTCTACGACCGATTGGCCCAACATTACGAGCAG GATATTGACCTTCTCGAGTTCCGCGCCCCTGGCCTGGTGGCGGGCCAGGTCGCCGCCCACTTCGGCGGCGAGCGCCAAGCGGCGATGGTGTTGGACGTGGCCTGCGGCACGGGCATGGCGGCCAAGATG ATGAAGCGGGAAGGATTCCAGCACTTTGTGGGCGTCGACGGCAACGAGCGGATGCTGGAGCGCGCCCGACGCGGCGGCTTGTACCGGGAGCTCAAGATGGCCGTGCTGGGGGAGCGGCCCATTCCCGTTGCGTCAG ACGCCTTTGACGTGGTGACAATTTCCGGCGCTCTGACTTCAAGTCACATCCCGGCGAAGGTGATCCGGGAGCTGTGTCGGGCCGCCAAGCGGG GAGGCCTCGTCTGCATGAGCACCCCGGCGAAAAGTGACAACCTCGCCTACAAGGCGGCCTTGGAGGGCGAGATGAAGAAAATGGAGGACGAGGGACTGTGGCGGCGGGTGGAGGTGACCCACGTGAGCGAGTTCCAGCGAGGGGTGAGCGACCAGGAGAGGGGCTACGTCCCTGGATGCGTTTATCTCTTTCAAAAGCTCTGA
- the LOC127588744 gene encoding claudin-4-like → MVSAGFQILGAALGLIGWIGAIVVCALPMWRVTAFIGSNIVTSQTVWEGIWMSCVVQSTGQMQCKVYDSMLALSSDLQAARALSVVAIAVGALAVLLALAGGKCTNCVEDPAAKAKVGVAAGAAFILAGVLLLVPVCWTAHGVVRDFYNPLVSSAQKRELGAALYIGWGAAALMIVGGAMLCCNCPRKDRGSYATRYKAARSDASAPASASGKDYV, encoded by the coding sequence ATGGTGTCGGCGGGCTTCCAAATCCTGGGCGCCGCCCTGGGCCTGATCGGCTGGATCGGCGCCATCGTGGTGTGCGCGCTGCCCATGTGGCGCGTGACGGCCTTCATCGGCAGCAACATCGTGACGTCGCAGACGGTGTGGGAGGGCAtctggatgagctgcgtggTGCAGAGCACGGGCCAGATGCAGTGCAAGGTCTACGACTCCATGCTGGCCCTCAGCTCCGACCTGCAGGCGGCGCGCGCCCTCAGCGTGGTGGCCATCGCCGTCGGCGCGCTGGCCGTCCTGCTGGCGTTGGCCGGCGGCAAGTGCACCAACTGCGTGGAGGACCCGGCGGCCAAGGCCAAGGTGGGCGTGGCGGCCGGGGCGGCCTTCATCCTGGCCGGCGTGCTGCTGCTCGTGCCCGTGTGCTGGACGGCGCACGGCGTGGTGCGCGACTTCTACAACCCGCTGGTGTCCAGCGCCCAGAAGCGGGAGCTGGGCGCCGCCCTCTACATCGGCTGGGGGGCGGCCGCCCTCATGATCGTGGGCGGCGCCATGCTGTGCTGCAACTGCCCCCGCAAGGACCGGGGCTCCTACGCCACGCGCTACAAGGCGGCGCGCTCCGACGCCTCGGCGCCCGCGTCCGCGTCCGGCAAGGACTACGTCTAA